The following coding sequences are from one Musa acuminata AAA Group cultivar baxijiao chromosome BXJ1-6, Cavendish_Baxijiao_AAA, whole genome shotgun sequence window:
- the LOC135676378 gene encoding isoamylase 2, chloroplastic-like, whose amino-acid sequence MASIWFPSAAAKTRGHPHNGVIWQRRNAVTHGRCSCNRKFSPKGASFGPPTCLNSVVRATSPISLRQSRPMAVASGKAQVLEGREFPYMFRSEKGDLVKVVVVGAVGVNFSVHIEVLSVSQDELVLIYEMSRSDPPGSLVADIEKGIGAVIMPFVRNSSGRYTLDLDFDSAKAPFYLSFMLHLCSDAGVVASEIKTHRKTRFCVPVGLGPGYPAPLGASVSDDGMVNFSLFSRKAENVVLCLYEGKTEVPSLEIELDPYVNRTGDIWHVSMESIEDYVSYGYRCKGPVEKRGGFDMQHVLLDPYAKMVRNLLSVQGDTMNPTKCLGSLEMEPIFDWSGDVHPQLPTEKLVVYRLNVGQFTIDNSSGLPEDVAGTFGGVSEKVEHFKELGVNAILLEPIFPFDVNKGRYFPYHFFSVMDEYGQEHNAASAINSMKEMIKTLHSEGIEVLMEVVFTHSAEGGDADSHVISFRGIDSSSYYIVDKNVGSGTNSLLKCNNPIVQQLIIDSLRHWVVEFHVDGFCFINSSSMARGQNGDHLSRPPLVEAIAFDPVLSRTKIVADCWSPLDMSYMEIQFPHWKAWAEMNMRFCSDVRNFLRGEGLLSDLATRLCGSGDLFSSRGPAFSFNFVTKNFGLPLVDLVSFSTAELASELSWNCGDEGPTNNNTVLETRLKQIRNFLFVLFVSLGVPVLNMGDECGYSTGGSPLYDDRKPINWDSLGTGFSKQITKFIAYLGSLRIRRGDIFQSKHFLKVENIVWFGSNQSEPKWDDPTCKFLALALKSEKNFDMSNSNCGDLFICFNASNNLETVVLPEQPEGNVWLRLVDTSLAFPGIFSNSCDPNVQKAEGSSSYELKPHSCALFEATVD is encoded by the coding sequence ATGGCGAGCATTTGGTTTCCTAGTGCGGCGGCGAAGACTCGCGGCCATCCACATAATGGCGTCATCTGGCAGCGACGGAATGCGGTGACGCACGGACGGTGCAGTTGCAACCGGAAATTCTCGCCGAAAGGCGCATCATTTGGTCCCCCAACATGCCTTAATTCAGTGGTCCGTGCAACCTCCCCGATCTCACTCCGACAATCGCGGCCGATGGCGGTGGCGAGTGGCAAAGCTCAAGTACTCGAGGGGAGGGAATTCCCCTACATGTTCAGGTCCGAAAAGGGGGACCTtgtgaaggtggtggtggtgggagccGTAGGTGTGAACTTTTCTGTGCACATTGAGGTTTTGTCTGTCTCCCAGGACGAGTTGGTGCTGATCTATGAAATGTCGAGATCTGATCCTCCGGGATCACTAGTTGCAGACATCGAAAAGGGGATTGGTGCCGTCATAATGCCCTTCGTTCGCAATTCTTCTGGAAGGTATACGTTGGATCTGGATTTTGATTCAGCAAAGGCTCCCTTTTATCTATCATTTATGCTGCATTTGTGTTCTGATGCTGGTGTTGTTGCCTCGGAGATTAAAACGCACAGAAAGACAAGATTTTGTGTGCCTGTGGGTTTAGGCCCAGGATATCCTGCGCCCTTGGGTGCTTCTGTTTCCGATGATGGAATGGTCAATTTCTCTTTGTTTTCGAGGAAAGCTGAGAACGTTGTACTCTGCCTGTATGAAGGGAAAACAGAGGTTCCGTCTTTAGAGATCGAACTGGATCCTTATGTCAATCGTACAGGAGATATCTGGCACGTCTCGATGGAGAGCATCGAGGACTATGTGAGCTACGGTTATCGTTGCAAAGGACCAGTAGAGAAAAGAGGTGGATTTGATATGCAGCATGTGCTGTTGGATCCGTATGCCAAAATGGTTCGAAATCTTCTTTCTGTTCAGGGTGATACAATGAATCCAACCAAGTGTCTTGGTTCTCTGGAAATGGAACCTATATTTGACTGGAGTGGTGATGTTCATCCGCAGTTGCCAACAGAGAAGCTGGTGGTTTACAGATTAAATGTTGGGCAGTTTACAATTGATAACTCGAGTGGGCTCCCAGAAGATGTTGCTGGGACTTTCGGTGGTGTGAGTGAGAAAGTAGAGCATTTTAAAGAACTTGGTGTCAATGCAATCCTGCTAGAGCCAATATTTCCCTTTGATGTTAACAAAGGCCGTTACTTCCCCTATCATTTCTTCTCGGTAATGGATGAATATGGACAAGAACATAATGCTGCTTCAGCAATCAATTCTATGAAGGAGATGATCAAGACGCTACATTCCGAAGGTATAGAGGTCTTGATGGAGGTTGTTTTTACTCATAGTGCTGAAGGTGGAGATGCGGACTCCCATGTGATATCATTCCGAGGTATTGATAGTTCTTCCTATTACATTGTTGACAAGAATGTTGGATCAGGAACCAATAGTCTACTGAAATGCAATAACCCCATTGTCCAGCAATTAATAATAGACAGCCTCCGGCATTGGGTGGTCGAGTTCCATGTAGATGGCTTTTGCTTTATTAATTCTTCTTCAATGGCTAGAGGACAGAATGGGGATCATTTATCTCGCCCACCTTTGGTGGAAGCTATAGCATTTGATCCAGTACTTTCTAGGACAAAGATTGTCGCAGACTGCTGGTCCCCGCTTGACATGTCATACATGGAAATCCAATTTCCTCATTGGAAAGCATGGGCAGAGATGAACATGAGATTTTGCAGTGATGTAAGGAACTTTTTGAGAGGTGAAGGGCTCCTAAGCGATCTTGCTACTAGACTTTGTGGCAGTGGTGATCTATTTTCTTCCAGGGGCCCagcattttcttttaattttgtgACAAAGAACTTTGGACTTCCTCTTGTTGATTTGGTCAGCTTCAGTACTGCTGAGCTTGCTTCGGAATTAAGCTGGAACTGTGGCGACGAAGGTCCAACAAACAATAATACTGTCCTTGAGACACGTCTTAAGCAGATACGGAATTTCTTGTTTGTCTTGTTTGTGTCACTCGGTGTTCCTGTTCTAAATATGGGGGATGAGTGTGGCTACTCCACTGGTGGTTCTCCATTGTATGATGACAGGAAGCCTATCAATTGGGATAGCCTAGGAACAGGCTTCAGTAAGCAAATTACAAAATTTATTGCATATCTAGGTTCACTTAGAATCCGAAGAGGTGATATTTTTCAGAGCAAGCACTTTCTTAAAGTAGAAAACATTGTTTGGTTTGGAAGTAATCAATCTGAGCCAAAGTGGGATGACCCAACATGCAAGTTTTTGGCTTTGGCTCTGAAGTCAGAAAAGAACTTTGACATGTCAAATTCAAACTGCGGTGACTTGTTTATATGCTTTAACGCCAGCAATAATTTAGAGACTGTTGTTTTGCCCGAACAGCCAGAGGGAAATGTTTGGCTTCGTTTGGTCGATACCTCCCTTGCATTTCCAGGAATCTTTTCAAATAGTTGTGATCCAAATGTTCAGAAGGCTGAAGGATCATCTTCTTATGAACTGAAGCCTCATAGTTGTGCCTTATTTGAAGCCACTGTGGATTGA